The following coding sequences are from one Planctomicrobium piriforme window:
- a CDS encoding response regulator — protein sequence MSKPRILIVEDEPSILDALQYNFQKENFDVTTAIDGRDALQKCQAQVPDVVVLDLMIPPPDGLQVCRQLRSEQRTKNVRILMLTAKDDEIDEVVGFNMGADDYVAKPFRVKPLIERVKALLRRPPAEDDDREQLSIGDIEIDRTHHIVKLRGEELPLTPTEFRLLWTLARQPGRTFSRNELLDCCRGEDANSMERTIDVHIRALRKKLLELADQIETIRGIGYRFRPMRNN from the coding sequence ATGAGCAAGCCAAGAATCCTCATCGTCGAAGACGAACCATCGATTCTGGACGCATTGCAGTACAACTTTCAGAAAGAAAACTTTGATGTCACCACGGCCATTGATGGCCGGGATGCGCTGCAGAAATGCCAGGCGCAGGTGCCGGATGTGGTCGTACTGGACCTTATGATCCCGCCCCCCGACGGTCTGCAGGTGTGCCGTCAACTGCGGAGCGAGCAGCGCACGAAGAACGTGCGGATTCTCATGCTCACCGCCAAAGACGACGAGATCGACGAAGTCGTCGGTTTCAACATGGGCGCCGACGACTACGTCGCCAAGCCGTTCCGGGTGAAGCCGTTGATCGAACGGGTCAAGGCGCTCCTGCGGCGTCCGCCTGCCGAGGACGACGACCGCGAGCAACTGTCGATTGGCGACATCGAAATCGATCGCACGCATCACATCGTCAAACTGCGGGGTGAAGAACTTCCGCTGACTCCGACTGAGTTTCGATTGCTGTGGACGCTCGCCCGACAGCCGGGCCGGACGTTCAGCCGCAACGAACTGCTCGACTGCTGCCGAGGAGAAGACGCAAACTCGATGGAACGCACGATCGATGTCCACATTCGAGCGCTGCGAAAGAAGCTGCTCGAGCTGGCCGACCAGATTGAAACCATCCGCGGCATCGGGTACCGCTTTCGCCCGATGAGAAACAATTAA
- a CDS encoding sulfatase family protein, whose amino-acid sequence MLCFRLFCLCLFALQTQLLCAAERNIVFFITDDESPTLGCYGDHVAVSPNIDGLAKDGTLFKNAFATTASCSASRSVVMTGVHNHLNGQYGHEHAFHHFFSFADVISLSLPRALADAGYRTGHIGKMHVAPEEVYHFETYLKANERNTVAMAETCRDFISQQDDRPFFLYFAPSDPHRGPKEDDASSLELKPNLFGNQPGKKEFPGIQEVFFDPAKVPVPSFLPDTPECRAELAQYYQACARIDQGLGRLIEILKAAGVYEKTLIVFTSDHGIAMPGAKTTVYEPGLRVPFVVRNPYEEKRGVVSQAMISHVDITPSLLDFAVALDREKNRPKNWKNPEEYWKERGERQTENRAGGHKFNAYHGRSWLQILGAPDAAHNEAIYASHTFHEIQMYYPMRVIRDKKYKLIWNLADGLPFPFASDLWAAPTWQAQYRLGPNAPYGHRTVGEYIHRPRFELYDMEHDPEESVNLASDPHFASVLADYQKRLQDFQSKMQDPWISKWEYE is encoded by the coding sequence ATGCTCTGCTTCCGACTTTTCTGTCTGTGTCTGTTCGCGCTGCAGACCCAACTGCTGTGCGCTGCGGAACGGAACATCGTCTTCTTCATCACCGATGACGAAAGCCCCACGCTCGGGTGTTACGGCGACCATGTCGCGGTCTCCCCCAATATCGACGGCCTGGCGAAGGACGGCACGCTCTTCAAAAACGCCTTCGCCACCACGGCCAGTTGCAGCGCGAGTCGCTCAGTGGTGATGACCGGAGTTCACAACCACCTCAACGGACAGTACGGACACGAGCACGCGTTTCATCACTTCTTTTCGTTTGCCGACGTCATCAGTTTGTCATTGCCGCGAGCTTTGGCGGATGCGGGGTATCGCACCGGCCACATCGGCAAAATGCATGTCGCACCTGAAGAGGTCTACCACTTTGAGACCTATCTCAAGGCGAATGAACGCAATACCGTCGCCATGGCCGAAACCTGTCGCGACTTCATCAGCCAGCAGGATGACCGCCCTTTCTTTCTGTACTTCGCCCCTTCCGACCCACACCGCGGCCCCAAGGAAGACGACGCTTCGTCGCTGGAGCTGAAGCCCAACCTCTTCGGCAACCAGCCCGGCAAGAAAGAATTCCCTGGCATCCAAGAGGTCTTCTTCGATCCGGCCAAGGTGCCTGTCCCGTCATTTCTCCCTGACACTCCTGAATGCCGCGCCGAGCTGGCCCAGTATTACCAGGCCTGTGCCCGCATCGATCAGGGGCTTGGCCGCTTGATCGAGATTCTGAAAGCCGCCGGCGTGTACGAGAAAACGCTGATCGTGTTCACCTCCGATCACGGCATCGCCATGCCAGGCGCCAAGACGACCGTGTACGAACCTGGACTGCGAGTCCCGTTTGTCGTCCGCAATCCCTATGAAGAGAAGCGAGGCGTGGTCTCACAAGCGATGATCAGCCACGTCGACATCACGCCCTCCCTGCTCGACTTCGCCGTTGCGCTCGATCGCGAAAAGAATCGACCGAAGAACTGGAAGAACCCCGAAGAATACTGGAAAGAGCGCGGCGAACGTCAGACAGAAAATCGCGCCGGCGGACACAAGTTCAACGCCTATCATGGACGGTCCTGGCTGCAGATTCTCGGTGCGCCAGATGCCGCACACAACGAGGCGATCTATGCCTCGCACACCTTTCACGAAATCCAGATGTACTACCCGATGCGGGTCATCCGCGACAAGAAGTACAAGCTGATCTGGAACCTGGCGGATGGATTGCCGTTTCCGTTCGCCTCAGACCTGTGGGCCGCCCCCACCTGGCAGGCACAATACCGCCTCGGCCCCAATGCTCCCTACGGCCATCGCACCGTCGGCGAATACATCCATCGCCCGCGCTTCGAGCTCTACGACATGGAGCACGACCCCGAAGAATCGGTCAACCTCGCCAGCGACCCGCACTTCGCATCCGTCCTGGCCGACTATCAAAAACGCCTGCAGGATTTTCAAAGCAAGATGCAGGATCCATGGATTTCGAAGTGGGAATACGAGTAA
- the phoU gene encoding phosphate signaling complex protein PhoU, translated as MSVHMQLDLSELHRDLLSMCTRVEDMIHRAVNQLSAPDFEETRRLIREDTDIDRWDVRIEDSCLKILALYQPVAIDLRRITTVMKVAGELERVADLAVNISERASGLLNSPQVTVPDDLKEMAERAVNMLHRSIDAYVDLNSELARKVCQEDDQIDEMNKGLIEQLIEYMHKSPGQLDALLHLFSAVRQVERVADHATNIAEDVVYLVEGRIIRHARKLEGEAQAIS; from the coding sequence ATGTCAGTACACATGCAACTGGATCTGTCGGAATTGCATCGCGACCTGTTGTCGATGTGTACCCGCGTGGAAGACATGATTCATCGCGCGGTGAATCAGCTCTCGGCCCCCGACTTTGAAGAAACGCGGCGGCTGATTCGCGAAGACACCGACATCGACCGCTGGGACGTGCGGATCGAAGACTCGTGCCTGAAAATTCTGGCGCTGTATCAGCCGGTGGCAATCGATCTGCGGCGGATCACGACTGTGATGAAGGTGGCTGGCGAACTCGAACGGGTGGCCGACCTGGCGGTCAATATTTCAGAACGGGCGAGCGGACTGCTCAACTCGCCGCAGGTGACCGTGCCTGACGATCTGAAAGAAATGGCGGAACGGGCGGTGAACATGCTGCACCGCAGCATCGACGCCTATGTCGATCTCAACAGCGAACTCGCCCGTAAGGTCTGCCAGGAAGACGACCAGATCGACGAGATGAATAAAGGGTTGATCGAACAGTTGATCGAATACATGCACAAGTCGCCGGGACAGCTGGATGCGCTGCTCCATCTGTTTTCAGCGGTTCGGCAAGTCGAACGGGTCGCGGATCACGCGACCAACATTGCCGAAGACGTGGTCTACCTGGTGGAAGGCCGCATTATCCGGCATGCGCGAAAGCTCGAAGGAGAGGCACAGGCCATTTCATGA
- a CDS encoding glycosyltransferase family protein, producing the protein MTGSAAAKGAGVVLVLLALAAGVLQTAVLWWSDFPLGVPGEWVWERIPVVGSLLVIFWPALAAGVLLTGYVVLGSGMVAQARPWSRTAWLVGLWLIGSVWLLSVVGSTPGISGLSRIPFVLFYPRSSGYFTQAKEHAHDIRGFLKGYRERIADSDNPENHLHLGTHPPGLTLSFLGMIRACESSPGLTEFILATQPAGVSEGNDAVRRTEQIGGKGPAFLPADAAVLWLGGWIAAVISTGTCIPLYLLARRFVTPSAAWWTAGLWLLVPAAAVFLPKSDVLFPCLAMWAQWFWLTALDRNRFWHGAATGAVMCVACTLSLAFVPVALMLFLQGLVLRPESTGIELLSNRSRWHVYAGGTSALGAWLLLCGVVGGFNLIGIWIQNLKNHAAFYAHHVRSYWPWLLDNPIELAFSLGLPLALLAVIGLSLVGRIPGAKRWELLIPAAVWMLLWISGKNMGEAARLWVFLMPYAVWSAASAVQFLQQRRNGQAAVAALWLVQMIVCAATAVRIDGFGFNELGP; encoded by the coding sequence ATGACCGGCAGCGCTGCGGCGAAAGGGGCCGGCGTGGTGCTCGTCTTGCTGGCGCTGGCCGCTGGCGTGCTGCAGACAGCAGTGCTGTGGTGGTCTGACTTCCCGTTGGGCGTGCCTGGCGAATGGGTCTGGGAACGCATTCCCGTCGTCGGTTCCCTGTTGGTGATTTTCTGGCCGGCGCTGGCTGCTGGCGTGCTGCTCACCGGCTACGTCGTGCTGGGGAGCGGCATGGTTGCACAGGCACGACCATGGAGTCGAACCGCCTGGCTGGTCGGACTGTGGTTGATTGGCAGTGTGTGGCTGCTGTCGGTCGTTGGATCGACCCCTGGCATCTCTGGCCTGAGCCGCATTCCGTTTGTGCTGTTCTATCCAAGGTCGTCTGGCTATTTCACCCAGGCGAAAGAACATGCACACGACATTCGCGGGTTTCTGAAGGGGTATCGCGAGCGGATTGCCGACAGTGATAATCCGGAGAATCATCTGCATCTCGGCACGCATCCGCCGGGACTGACGCTGAGTTTTCTGGGGATGATACGTGCGTGTGAGTCGTCGCCCGGGCTGACGGAGTTCATTCTGGCGACGCAGCCTGCCGGCGTGAGCGAGGGGAATGATGCGGTTCGACGGACCGAGCAAATCGGGGGGAAAGGTCCGGCGTTTCTCCCGGCCGATGCGGCGGTGCTGTGGCTGGGAGGATGGATCGCGGCAGTCATTTCAACTGGAACCTGCATTCCGCTGTATCTATTGGCGCGACGCTTCGTGACGCCGTCAGCAGCGTGGTGGACGGCCGGGTTGTGGTTGCTGGTGCCGGCGGCGGCCGTCTTTCTGCCGAAGTCGGATGTGCTGTTTCCCTGCCTGGCGATGTGGGCACAGTGGTTCTGGCTAACGGCGCTGGATCGAAATCGCTTCTGGCACGGCGCGGCAACCGGGGCGGTGATGTGTGTCGCCTGTACCCTGAGTTTGGCGTTTGTGCCGGTCGCGTTGATGCTGTTCCTGCAGGGGCTGGTGCTGCGACCAGAGTCGACCGGAATTGAACTGTTGTCGAACAGATCGCGATGGCACGTTTACGCTGGCGGCACGTCAGCGCTCGGTGCGTGGTTACTGTTGTGTGGCGTCGTGGGCGGCTTCAATCTGATCGGGATTTGGATACAGAATCTGAAGAATCACGCCGCGTTCTATGCCCATCATGTGCGGTCGTACTGGCCGTGGCTTTTGGATAATCCCATCGAACTCGCGTTCTCGCTGGGGTTGCCGCTGGCTCTGCTGGCAGTGATTGGATTGTCCCTCGTCGGCCGAATCCCAGGTGCGAAGCGATGGGAACTCTTGATTCCAGCAGCGGTCTGGATGCTGCTCTGGATCAGCGGCAAGAACATGGGTGAAGCGGCGCGGTTGTGGGTGTTTCTAATGCCCTATGCCGTGTGGAGCGCCGCGAGCGCTGTCCAGTTCCTGCAGCAGCGCCGGAACGGTCAAGCAGCCGTCGCGGCGTTGTGGCTGGTGCAGATGATCGTCTGCGCGGCAACGGCGGTGCGGATCGACGGTTTTGGCTTCAATGAACTCGGGCCGTAA
- the pstB gene encoding phosphate ABC transporter ATP-binding protein PstB, with protein MESRSLCFYYGDAQALHDISMVIPERAVTALIGPSGCGKSTFLRTLNRMNDIIEGTRHTGEILLDGQDIYDSDVDVVALRKQVGMVFQKSTPFPKSIFDNVAYGPRVAGLKDKEKLASIVESSLKRAALWKEVQTRMHESAMALSGGQQQRLCIARALATDPQVLLMDEPASALDPASTARIEDLIFELKENYTIVIVTHNMQQAARVSDFTAFFLKGSLIEIGDTEQIFTNPREKQTQDYITGRFG; from the coding sequence ATCGAATCGCGGTCGCTGTGCTTCTACTACGGAGACGCGCAGGCGCTGCACGACATTTCGATGGTCATTCCCGAACGCGCGGTGACCGCGCTGATCGGTCCCAGCGGCTGCGGCAAAAGTACGTTTCTCCGCACGTTGAACCGGATGAACGACATCATTGAGGGCACCCGGCACACGGGCGAGATCCTCCTCGATGGGCAGGACATCTACGACAGCGACGTCGACGTCGTGGCGCTGCGAAAGCAAGTGGGGATGGTGTTTCAGAAGTCGACGCCGTTTCCGAAATCGATCTTCGACAACGTCGCCTACGGGCCGCGCGTTGCCGGACTGAAGGACAAAGAGAAGCTGGCGAGCATTGTCGAATCGTCCCTGAAACGGGCGGCACTCTGGAAAGAAGTCCAGACGCGGATGCACGAATCGGCAATGGCGCTCTCAGGCGGGCAGCAGCAGCGGCTGTGTATTGCCCGGGCTCTAGCGACCGACCCTCAGGTGCTGCTGATGGATGAACCGGCGAGCGCTCTCGATCCCGCCAGCACGGCCCGGATCGAAGACCTGATCTTCGAACTCAAAGAGAACTACACCATCGTCATCGTGACGCACAACATGCAGCAGGCCGCTCGGGTGAGCGACTTCACCGCATTTTTTCTCAAAGGGAGCCTGATCGAAATCGGCGATACCGAACAGATCTTTACCAATCCCCGGGAAAAGCAGACCCAGGACTACATCACCGGCCGGTTTGGCTGA
- a CDS encoding DNA-methyltransferase, with protein sequence MAVTWNTIHHQDCIAGMQELEAGSVDLAFADPPFNIGFDYDVYDDSREHEQYLDWSRNWISQVHRVLKPDGTFWLAIGDEYAAELKLLGKEIGFHCRSWVIWYYTFGVNCKYKFTRSHAHLFYFVKDPNAFTFRHQEPENRIPSARQLVYNDARANPNGRLPDDTWILRPQDLSDCFSSSEDTWYFPRVAGTFKERAGFHGCQMPEQLLGRIIRFCSHEGEKVLDPFSGSATTLTVAKKMGRQFMGFDLSEEYIKLGLARLDRASVGDSLEGAAEPTMSAPSTSEGKPLSSRGQKPRKRRVKKPTETLFGTEPG encoded by the coding sequence ATGGCGGTGACCTGGAACACAATTCATCACCAGGACTGCATTGCCGGGATGCAGGAACTGGAAGCCGGTTCGGTGGATCTCGCTTTTGCAGATCCGCCTTTCAACATCGGCTTCGACTACGATGTCTACGACGACAGCCGCGAGCACGAACAGTATCTCGACTGGTCACGCAACTGGATATCGCAGGTGCATCGGGTGCTGAAACCCGACGGGACGTTCTGGCTGGCGATTGGCGATGAATATGCGGCCGAGTTGAAGCTGCTGGGCAAAGAAATCGGGTTTCACTGCCGCAGTTGGGTGATCTGGTACTACACGTTCGGCGTGAACTGCAAATATAAGTTCACCAGATCGCACGCTCACCTGTTCTACTTTGTCAAAGACCCCAATGCGTTCACGTTCCGGCATCAGGAACCGGAGAACCGCATCCCGTCGGCGCGACAGCTTGTGTACAACGACGCTCGAGCCAATCCCAACGGGCGTCTCCCGGACGATACCTGGATTTTGCGACCGCAGGATCTCTCCGACTGTTTCTCGTCGAGCGAAGACACCTGGTACTTTCCTCGCGTGGCGGGCACATTCAAGGAACGGGCCGGCTTTCACGGCTGTCAGATGCCGGAGCAGTTGCTGGGGCGGATCATTCGTTTCTGCTCGCATGAAGGCGAAAAGGTGCTCGATCCGTTCTCAGGCAGCGCGACGACCCTGACGGTGGCGAAGAAAATGGGCCGGCAGTTTATGGGCTTTGACTTGTCGGAAGAGTACATCAAGCTCGGGCTGGCGCGGCTGGATCGGGCGAGTGTTGGCGATTCCCTCGAAGGGGCTGCGGAGCCGACGATGAGCGCCCCCAGCACCAGTGAAGGGAAGCCGCTGAGCAGCCGAGGTCAGAAACCGCGGAAGAGACGGGTCAAGAAGCCGACCGAGACTTTGTTTGGGACGGAGCCAGGATGA